One genomic region from Nocardia vinacea encodes:
- a CDS encoding elongation factor G-like protein EF-G2 has translation MVEKASASAGTNGKAVAAQRPEDIRNVVLVGHSGSGKTTLVEALALTAGAVNRAGRVEDGTSLSDYDEIEHRQHRSVQLSVVPMVWQGIKINLLDTPGYADFVGELRAGLRAADAALFVISAAEGAEAVSGATRALWEECAAVGMPRAIVITHLDTARAEFDEMTETCRQVLGGGSSENILPLHLPVYGPKSPDGHRPVTGLVELLPHCVADYSSGEEVQCEPSADQLPLLEEARNRLIEGIIAESEDETLMERYLGGEEIELAALVEDLERAVARGSFHPVLFGAPAPEGAKQGLGTIELLELITGGFPTPSEHAVSAVTTSDGAAPTTLRCDPDGALAAEVIRTASDPYVGRVSLVRVFSGTLRPDDTVHVCGHGLEDRGHESHDVDERIGAITAPFGKQQRPLGQAIAGDIAYVTKLSHAETGDTLSGTAAPLLIEPWQMPDPLLPIAIQARSKADDDKLSSGLARLAAEDPAIRLEQNPDTHQIVLWCLGEAHRDVALERLRTRFGVQVDVTDHKVALRETFAGKATGKGRHVKQSGGHGQYAVCEIEVEPLPGGSGIEFVDRVVGGVVPRQFIPSVEKGVRAQALRGVAAGYPLVDLRVTLFDGKAHSVDSSDSAFQTAGALALREAAAAAGIDLLEPIADVWVVVTDDYVGPVLSDLSGRRGRVLGTEPHGTGRTRIHAEVPELELTRYAIDLRSISHGAGDFTRSYVRHEPMPNALAGTVREQAKKSG, from the coding sequence ATGGTCGAGAAAGCGAGTGCGTCCGCAGGGACCAACGGTAAGGCTGTGGCGGCGCAGCGGCCGGAGGACATCCGGAATGTAGTGCTGGTCGGGCACAGTGGGTCGGGTAAGACCACGTTGGTGGAGGCGTTGGCGCTCACGGCGGGCGCGGTGAACCGCGCGGGCCGGGTGGAGGACGGAACGTCGCTATCGGATTACGACGAGATCGAACACCGCCAGCACCGATCGGTGCAGCTGTCGGTGGTGCCGATGGTGTGGCAGGGGATCAAGATCAATCTGCTGGATACTCCCGGATACGCCGATTTCGTCGGTGAGTTGCGCGCGGGTCTGCGGGCGGCGGATGCGGCCCTGTTCGTCATCTCGGCGGCCGAGGGCGCCGAGGCCGTGAGCGGCGCGACCCGCGCGCTGTGGGAGGAGTGCGCGGCGGTCGGGATGCCGCGGGCCATCGTGATCACCCACCTCGATACCGCACGCGCCGAATTCGACGAGATGACCGAGACCTGTCGACAGGTACTCGGCGGCGGTTCCTCGGAAAACATTCTGCCGCTGCATCTTCCGGTGTACGGGCCGAAGAGTCCGGACGGTCATCGCCCGGTGACCGGACTGGTCGAGCTGCTGCCGCACTGCGTCGCGGACTACTCCTCCGGTGAGGAGGTCCAGTGCGAACCGTCCGCCGATCAACTGCCGCTGCTCGAGGAGGCGCGCAACCGGCTGATCGAGGGCATCATCGCCGAGAGCGAAGACGAAACCCTGATGGAGCGCTATCTCGGCGGTGAGGAGATCGAGCTGGCGGCGCTGGTCGAGGACCTCGAACGCGCGGTCGCCCGGGGCAGCTTCCATCCCGTCCTGTTCGGCGCGCCGGCCCCGGAAGGAGCCAAACAAGGCCTCGGCACGATCGAACTGCTGGAGCTGATCACCGGCGGATTTCCTACCCCATCGGAACATGCGGTCTCGGCGGTCACCACCTCCGACGGCGCAGCGCCGACCACCTTGCGCTGCGATCCGGATGGCGCATTGGCTGCCGAAGTGATCCGCACCGCCTCTGATCCGTATGTCGGCCGTGTCTCGCTGGTCCGCGTATTCTCCGGCACCCTGCGACCCGATGACACCGTGCATGTCTGTGGTCACGGGCTGGAGGACCGCGGCCACGAAAGCCACGATGTGGACGAGCGCATCGGCGCCATCACCGCACCGTTCGGCAAGCAGCAGCGCCCACTCGGCCAGGCTATCGCCGGTGATATCGCCTATGTCACCAAACTGAGCCACGCGGAAACCGGCGATACCCTGTCCGGCACCGCCGCACCGCTGCTGATCGAACCATGGCAGATGCCGGATCCCCTGCTGCCCATCGCCATTCAGGCACGCAGTAAGGCGGACGATGACAAGCTCTCCAGCGGCCTGGCCCGGCTGGCGGCCGAGGATCCCGCGATCCGGCTGGAACAGAATCCCGATACCCACCAGATCGTGCTGTGGTGTCTGGGTGAGGCACACCGCGATGTCGCGCTGGAGCGGTTGCGCACCAGATTCGGCGTGCAGGTCGACGTGACCGATCACAAGGTCGCGCTGCGGGAAACGTTCGCGGGCAAGGCAACCGGCAAGGGCAGACACGTCAAACAGTCGGGCGGGCACGGACAGTACGCGGTCTGCGAGATCGAAGTGGAACCGCTGCCGGGTGGATCGGGTATCGAATTCGTCGACCGGGTGGTGGGCGGAGTCGTACCGCGGCAGTTCATTCCGTCAGTGGAGAAGGGAGTGCGCGCCCAGGCGCTGCGCGGAGTGGCGGCCGGGTACCCGCTGGTCGATCTGCGCGTGACACTTTTCGATGGCAAAGCGCATTCGGTCGATTCCTCCGATTCCGCATTCCAGACAGCGGGTGCGCTCGCGTTGCGCGAGGCCGCGGCCGCCGCCGGTATCGACCTGCTCGAACCGATCGCCGACGTATGGGTGGTGGTAACCGACGATTACGTCGGTCCGGTACTCAGCGATCTGTCCGGACGCCGCGGACGCGTCCTCGGCACTGAACCGCACGGCACCGGCCGCACCCGCATCCACGCCGAGGTGCCCGAGCTCGAACTCACCCGCTACGCAATAGATCTGCGCTCCATCTCACATGGCGCGGGTGATTTCACGCGCTCGTATGTCCGGCACGAACCGATGCCGAATGCATTGGCGGGTACGGTCCGCGAGCAGGCCAAGAAGTCGGGCTGA
- a CDS encoding VOC family protein: MTPRALHHVAIAVRDLEEAAEFYTGKLGLTRRTDRPSSLPPGIWLDLGGQQVHLLPAEPPEARGQHLAILVDELDATIVKLRADGIEVTDPILIGTSRQSFLVDPSGNQLELHETGR, from the coding sequence ATGACCCCACGAGCCCTCCACCATGTCGCGATCGCGGTGCGCGACCTCGAAGAGGCCGCGGAGTTCTACACAGGAAAACTTGGGCTGACCCGGCGCACCGACCGGCCGAGCAGTCTCCCGCCCGGAATCTGGCTCGACCTCGGCGGGCAGCAGGTGCACCTGCTGCCCGCCGAGCCACCCGAGGCGCGCGGCCAGCATCTCGCGATCCTCGTCGACGAGCTCGATGCGACGATCGTGAAGCTGCGAGCGGACGGCATCGAGGTCACTGATCCGATACTGATCGGCACCTCGCGTCAGTCGTTCCTCGTCGATCCTTCGGGAAACCAACTCGAACTGCACGAAACCGGCCGATGA
- a CDS encoding ester cyclase, producing the protein MIAIHRLQGLWSAGSWISADRIRTGIRRDESVHILGRGAWIRCWHRGRAPPHSMPGTANAACSDYGRRQFRHYRSKGSAMSEQNKATAKRILDAWNMRDLDVFDEVIAADWINHDPQNPFADVHGPDGFKKFVQMYLAAFSDQRFLVNEQIAEGDFVTTRWTGTGTNDGEMMGMSPTGKSAVVQGITINRFQDGKIVESWSCWDTLGMMQQLGVVQPAHSATT; encoded by the coding sequence ATGATTGCGATACACCGGCTTCAGGGTTTGTGGTCGGCGGGTAGCTGGATATCCGCCGACCGCATACGGACGGGCATCCGTCGTGATGAAAGCGTCCACATACTGGGTCGCGGCGCCTGGATCCGCTGCTGGCATCGCGGCCGCGCTCCACCACACTCAATGCCGGGCACCGCGAATGCTGCCTGTAGCGACTATGGCCGCCGCCAGTTTCGGCACTATCGATCGAAAGGAAGCGCCATGTCAGAGCAGAACAAGGCCACCGCCAAGCGCATCCTCGACGCATGGAACATGCGAGACCTCGATGTATTCGACGAGGTGATTGCGGCTGACTGGATCAACCACGATCCACAGAACCCGTTCGCCGATGTCCATGGTCCCGACGGGTTCAAAAAGTTCGTGCAAATGTATCTCGCCGCGTTTTCGGATCAACGGTTCTTGGTCAACGAACAGATCGCCGAAGGCGATTTCGTCACTACCCGATGGACGGGGACAGGCACCAACGACGGTGAGATGATGGGCATGTCCCCGACAGGCAAATCAGCGGTCGTTCAGGGAATCACAATCAATCGCTTCCAGGACGGCAAGATCGTCGAAAGCTGGTCATGTTGGGACACCCTCGGGATGATGCAGCAACTCGGTGTCGTCCAGCCGGCGCACTCGGCAACAACGTGA
- the lipA gene encoding lipoyl synthase — protein MTSASAPAGRKLLRIEARNAETPIERKPQWIRTRAKMGPEYTELKGLVKREGLHTVCEEAGCPNIFECWEDREATFLIGGEQCTRRCDFCQIDTGKPAALDRDEPRRVAESVQAMGLRYSTITGVARDDLEDGGAWLYAETVRAIKALNPNTGVELLIPDFNAVPEQLAEVFSARPEVLAHNLETVPRIFKRIRPAFRYERSLAVLTAAREDGLVTKSNLILGMGETPEEVTQAMRDLHEAGCDILTITQYLRPSPRHHPVDRWVKPEEFVEHSRMAEEIGFAGVMAGPLVRSSYRAGRLYAQAMAHHGREISPAMAHLAREGTASQEASSVLSRFGS, from the coding sequence GTGACCTCAGCTTCAGCACCGGCAGGACGCAAACTGCTACGCATCGAGGCGCGCAACGCGGAGACCCCGATCGAGCGCAAGCCTCAATGGATTCGGACCCGAGCCAAGATGGGCCCCGAGTACACCGAACTCAAGGGCCTGGTGAAACGCGAAGGCCTGCACACGGTGTGCGAGGAGGCGGGTTGTCCCAACATCTTCGAATGCTGGGAAGACCGTGAGGCCACCTTCCTCATCGGCGGCGAACAGTGCACCCGCCGCTGCGACTTCTGCCAGATCGACACCGGCAAACCGGCCGCACTCGACCGCGACGAGCCGCGCCGGGTCGCCGAAAGTGTCCAGGCGATGGGCCTGCGCTACTCCACCATCACCGGCGTCGCGCGTGACGATCTCGAGGACGGCGGGGCCTGGCTCTACGCCGAAACCGTCCGCGCCATCAAGGCTTTGAACCCGAACACCGGCGTCGAACTGCTCATCCCGGACTTCAACGCGGTCCCCGAGCAGCTGGCCGAGGTCTTCTCCGCCCGCCCGGAGGTGCTCGCACACAACCTGGAGACGGTGCCCCGCATCTTCAAGCGGATCCGCCCGGCATTCCGCTACGAGCGCTCCCTCGCCGTGCTGACTGCCGCCCGCGAGGACGGCCTGGTCACCAAGTCGAACCTGATCCTCGGCATGGGCGAAACCCCCGAGGAAGTCACCCAGGCCATGCGCGACCTGCACGAGGCCGGCTGCGACATCCTCACCATCACCCAGTACCTGCGGCCCTCCCCGCGCCACCATCCGGTGGACCGCTGGGTCAAGCCGGAGGAATTCGTCGAGCACTCCCGCATGGCTGAGGAAATCGGCTTCGCCGGTGTCATGGCCGGGCCACTGGTCCGCTCCTCCTACCGCGCGGGACGGTTGTACGCCCAGGCAATGGCCCACCACGGCCGCGAAATCTCCCCTGCCATGGCGCATCTCGCTCGAGAGGGCACCGCCTCCCAGGAGGCCAGCTCCGTCCTGTCCCGCTTCGGCAGCTGA
- the lipB gene encoding lipoyl(octanoyl) transferase LipB has protein sequence MNDTRTTWSARFDTTPIVVEDLGLIDYHSAWEMQRSIAAQRAAGEGSDHLLLLEHPSVYTAGRRTEAEDLPIDGSPVVQVDRGGKITWHGPGQLVGYPIVRLAEPVDVVHYVRRLEEALITVCTGLGLNCGRVEGRSGVWLAATELYSERKVAQIGVRVQQGVALHGISLNCNSALDGFQAIVPCGIRDAGVTTLTRELGREVTVAEVKPLVAAAITRALNGELSVTAHDIVRAAPAAEPAKAE, from the coding sequence GTGAACGACACGCGTACCACGTGGTCCGCCCGATTCGATACGACCCCGATCGTGGTCGAGGATCTCGGACTCATCGATTACCACAGCGCATGGGAAATGCAGCGGTCGATCGCCGCGCAGCGGGCCGCCGGGGAGGGCTCCGACCATCTGCTCCTGCTCGAGCACCCGTCGGTCTACACCGCTGGTCGCCGCACCGAGGCCGAGGATCTGCCGATCGATGGAAGCCCGGTGGTGCAGGTCGATCGCGGCGGCAAGATCACCTGGCACGGGCCGGGCCAGCTGGTCGGCTACCCGATCGTGCGGCTGGCCGAGCCGGTGGATGTCGTGCACTACGTCCGCAGGCTGGAAGAAGCGCTGATCACCGTCTGCACCGGGCTGGGCCTGAATTGCGGGCGGGTCGAAGGCCGTTCCGGTGTCTGGCTGGCCGCGACCGAGCTCTACTCCGAGCGCAAGGTCGCCCAGATCGGCGTGCGGGTACAGCAGGGCGTCGCACTGCACGGCATCTCGCTCAACTGCAATTCCGCGCTCGACGGCTTCCAGGCGATCGTCCCCTGCGGCATCCGCGACGCCGGTGTCACCACGCTGACGCGCGAACTCGGTCGCGAAGTCACGGTGGCCGAAGTCAAGCCGCTCGTCGCCGCTGCGATCACCCGCGCGCTCAATGGCGAACTCTCGGTGACCGCACACGACATCGTCCGCGCCGCACCGGCCGCCGAGCCTGCGAAAGCCGAATGA
- a CDS encoding N-acetyltransferase family protein, with the protein MTELDTRGATVIRDAHEGDLPEILVIHNANIATSTAIWDHEQVDLDDRRAWFRGRTAAGLPILVADIGGEVAGYASYGPWRTRSGYRFTVENSVYVADRFHRRGIASALLTALIERAREAGTVHAMVAAIESSNTGSIALHERFDFCTVGELPEVGRKFGRWMDLTLMQLTLPVEGD; encoded by the coding sequence ATGACTGAGCTAGACACCCGAGGTGCCACCGTCATCCGCGACGCGCATGAGGGCGATCTGCCCGAGATCCTCGTCATCCACAATGCGAATATCGCCACCTCTACCGCCATCTGGGATCACGAACAGGTCGATCTCGACGATCGACGCGCCTGGTTCCGTGGGCGCACCGCCGCCGGGCTACCCATTCTGGTCGCCGATATCGGCGGCGAGGTCGCCGGTTACGCCAGCTACGGCCCGTGGCGGACCCGATCGGGTTACCGCTTCACCGTGGAGAATTCGGTCTACGTCGCCGACCGTTTCCACCGCCGCGGTATTGCCAGCGCCCTGCTCACCGCGCTGATCGAGCGCGCCCGCGAAGCGGGCACCGTGCACGCCATGGTCGCCGCGATCGAATCCAGCAATACCGGTTCGATCGCGCTGCACGAGCGATTCGATTTCTGCACCGTCGGGGAGTTGCCGGAAGTGGGCCGCAAATTCGGTCGCTGGATGGATCTGACGCTGATGCAACTGACCCTGCCGGTCGAGGGCGACTAG
- a CDS encoding TIGR01777 family oxidoreductase, with protein MKVVIAGSSGLIGTALVAALRREGHEVARLVRRSPNAPDEYRWDPARADLDERALRGADALVNLCGASIGRRRWNGSYKQELRDSRLTPTDVLANAVAAAGVPVLVNASGVHYYGGATGNRVVDETTPAGTGFLATLCRDWEAATKPAVDAGVRTVLLRSAVVLSHHGGMLGMLQPLYSLGLGGRLGNGRQYTPWVSMADEIGAIIFALTHDSIAGPINSVGPAPVTNAEFNRALGRVLHRPTPFVVPAFALRALIGEFAEEAILNGPRAIPTALEEAGYPFQHQTIGAALAAALGHDDDR; from the coding sequence ATGAAGGTGGTGATCGCCGGTTCGTCCGGGCTGATCGGGACGGCACTCGTCGCGGCGTTGCGCCGCGAGGGGCATGAAGTCGCCAGATTGGTACGCCGCTCCCCCAACGCGCCGGACGAATACCGCTGGGATCCCGCTCGCGCCGATCTGGACGAGCGGGCCCTGCGGGGTGCCGACGCGCTGGTCAACCTCTGCGGGGCGAGCATCGGCAGGCGGCGCTGGAACGGCAGCTACAAACAGGAGCTGCGTGACAGTCGGCTGACCCCGACCGATGTCCTGGCCAATGCGGTCGCCGCCGCTGGAGTGCCGGTGCTGGTGAATGCCAGCGGCGTGCACTACTACGGCGGCGCCACCGGCAACCGGGTGGTCGACGAAACCACCCCCGCGGGAACGGGTTTCCTTGCCACCCTCTGCCGGGACTGGGAGGCCGCGACCAAACCCGCCGTCGATGCGGGTGTGCGCACGGTGTTGCTGCGCAGTGCCGTGGTGCTGTCCCATCACGGCGGCATGCTCGGCATGCTGCAGCCGCTGTATTCGCTCGGACTCGGTGGCCGACTCGGCAATGGACGGCAGTACACGCCGTGGGTCTCGATGGCCGACGAGATCGGCGCGATCATCTTCGCGCTTACCCACGACAGCATTGCCGGGCCGATCAATTCGGTTGGTCCGGCACCGGTCACCAATGCCGAATTCAATCGGGCACTGGGGCGTGTGCTGCACCGGCCGACCCCATTCGTGGTGCCCGCGTTCGCATTACGCGCGCTGATCGGCGAATTCGCCGAAGAGGCGATCCTGAACGGGCCGCGCGCGATTCCGACGGCGCTGGAAGAGGCGGGTTATCCGTTCCAGCACCAGACGATCGGTGCCGCGCTCGCGGCTGCCTTGGGCCATGATGACGACCGATGA
- the sucB gene encoding 2-oxoglutarate dehydrogenase, E2 component, dihydrolipoamide succinyltransferase, producing MAFSVQMPALGESVTEGTVTRWLKQEGDTVEVDEPLLEVSTDKVDTEIPSPAAGVLSKIVAAEDDVVEVGGELGVISEAGEAPAPAAAPAPEAAPAPAPAPAPEPAPAPAAAAAAPAPAAPAAPAPAAASGTPVKMPELGESVTEGTVTRWLKQVGDQVAVDEPLLEVSTDKVDTEIPSPVAGTLLEISAQEDDVVAVGGQLGVIGSGAPAAAAPAPAAPAPSPAAPAPAPAPAAPAPAPAPAPAAAAPAPAPAPAPKPAPAPAATAPAPDTSGNGATPYVTPLVRKLAEENGVNLATITGSGVGGRIRKQDVLAAVEAKQTPAPAAAAPAAAAPAAKAPAAAVPSQLAHLRGTVQKASRIRQITATKTRESLQTTAQLTQVHEADVTKIAALRSQTKAAFKDREGVNLTFLPFFAKAVVEALGVHPNVNASYDEATKEITYHASVHLGIAVDTEQGLLSPVIHNASDLSLAGLARAIADIANRARTGGLKPDELAGGTFTITNIGSQGALFDTPILVPPQAGMLGTGAIVKRPVVVTDETGNESIGVRSMCYLPLTYDHRLIDGADAGRFLTTIRHRLEEAAFEADLGL from the coding sequence ATGGCCTTCTCCGTCCAGATGCCGGCTCTTGGTGAGAGCGTCACCGAGGGAACGGTGACCAGGTGGCTGAAGCAGGAAGGAGACACGGTCGAGGTCGACGAGCCACTGCTCGAGGTCTCCACCGATAAGGTCGACACCGAGATCCCGTCGCCGGCGGCGGGTGTGTTGTCGAAGATCGTCGCCGCCGAGGATGACGTCGTCGAGGTCGGCGGTGAGCTCGGTGTGATCAGCGAAGCCGGCGAAGCGCCCGCGCCCGCCGCCGCACCCGCACCTGAAGCCGCGCCTGCACCCGCCCCGGCCCCAGCACCGGAACCGGCCCCAGCGCCGGCTGCCGCCGCTGCGGCCCCAGCACCCGCGGCTCCCGCCGCACCCGCCCCCGCCGCCGCGTCGGGCACCCCGGTCAAGATGCCGGAACTCGGCGAGTCGGTTACCGAGGGCACCGTCACCCGCTGGCTCAAGCAGGTCGGTGACCAGGTCGCCGTCGACGAGCCGCTACTCGAGGTCTCCACCGATAAGGTCGACACCGAGATCCCCTCGCCCGTCGCGGGCACCCTGCTGGAAATCTCCGCGCAGGAAGACGATGTCGTCGCCGTCGGTGGACAGCTCGGCGTGATCGGCAGCGGCGCCCCCGCGGCCGCCGCACCGGCACCCGCCGCCCCCGCACCGTCACCCGCCGCCCCCGCACCGGCACCTGCACCTGCAGCCCCGGCACCCGCCCCTGCTCCGGCACCCGCGGCCGCCGCTCCGGCACCTGCCCCTGCCCCTGCCCCCAAGCCTGCTCCGGCTCCGGCCGCCACGGCTCCGGCTCCGGACACCTCCGGCAACGGCGCGACCCCGTACGTCACCCCCCTGGTCCGCAAGCTGGCCGAGGAGAACGGCGTCAACCTCGCCACCATCACCGGCTCCGGTGTCGGCGGACGCATCCGCAAGCAGGATGTGCTCGCCGCCGTCGAGGCCAAGCAGACACCGGCTCCGGCCGCAGCCGCCCCCGCGGCAGCCGCACCGGCCGCGAAGGCGCCCGCCGCCGCGGTCCCGTCGCAGCTGGCGCACCTGCGCGGCACCGTGCAGAAGGCGAGCCGCATCCGCCAGATCACCGCGACCAAGACCCGGGAATCGCTGCAGACCACCGCGCAGCTGACCCAGGTGCACGAGGCGGATGTCACCAAGATCGCGGCGCTGCGCAGCCAGACCAAGGCCGCGTTCAAGGACCGCGAGGGCGTCAACCTGACGTTCCTGCCGTTCTTCGCCAAGGCGGTGGTCGAGGCGCTCGGGGTGCACCCGAATGTGAATGCCAGCTACGACGAGGCCACCAAGGAGATCACCTACCACGCCTCGGTGCACCTCGGCATCGCCGTCGACACCGAGCAGGGGCTGCTGTCCCCGGTGATCCACAACGCCAGCGACCTGTCGCTGGCCGGACTGGCCCGCGCCATCGCCGATATCGCCAACCGCGCCCGCACCGGTGGCCTCAAGCCGGACGAGCTGGCCGGTGGCACCTTCACCATCACCAATATCGGCAGCCAGGGCGCGCTGTTCGATACTCCGATCCTGGTTCCGCCGCAGGCGGGCATGCTCGGCACGGGTGCCATCGTCAAGCGTCCGGTGGTGGTCACCGATGAGACCGGCAACGAGTCCATCGGCGTTCGGTCCATGTGCTACCTGCCGCTCACCTACGATCACCGCCTCATCGACGGCGCCGACGCCGGTCGCTTCCTGACCACGATCCGGCACCGGCTCGAGGAAGCGGCGTTCGAGGCGGACCTCGGTCTGTAG
- a CDS encoding oxidoreductase, with translation MGLLDRFRGGAARGGSALRGGSGSGDDARYLAEWVRTHTGVEGYVEPKTTVTDVTVVLVAADGEWTRRVVGERGARRLAGDLRIPVYDVHKTGYPQRMRDYDARKRIERQRALERELDDL, from the coding sequence TTGGGTTTGCTGGATCGTTTCCGAGGCGGCGCGGCCCGGGGTGGCAGCGCTTTACGTGGGGGTTCGGGTAGCGGCGACGATGCGCGCTATCTCGCCGAGTGGGTACGCACCCATACCGGGGTGGAGGGCTACGTGGAGCCGAAGACGACCGTGACGGATGTCACTGTCGTGTTGGTCGCGGCCGACGGTGAATGGACCCGTCGGGTGGTCGGCGAGCGCGGTGCGCGACGGCTAGCCGGAGATTTGCGGATTCCCGTTTACGACGTCCACAAGACCGGTTATCCGCAACGGATGCGCGACTATGACGCCCGCAAGCGGATCGAGCGCCAACGGGCGCTGGAACGCGAATTGGACGACTTGTAG
- a CDS encoding leucyl aminopeptidase, with translation MTAVADRSLGPDLDLVDTISADTDVLVIGLVSGDDGPTIATLEDEFVDHILAPDVRAALQEQLRAVGAKGKAEELTRIPAPTGLDVKSVLAVGLGAADKIDAEQIRRSAGVAGRALTGVGLAVTTLSGLEGGIGPTAEGFFLGAYTFTAFKSESADGKPEEQPVHKVELLVGDPSVSYRKGFNHDWVIAESIATARDFVNTPPSHLYPAEFATRAKALAEAAGLQVEVLDEQALADGGYGGVLGVGKGSSRQPRLVRLTYNGGAKKVALIGKGITFDTGGISIKPAANMENMTSDMAGAAAVIAATVAAAKLELPVTVIATVPMAENMPSATAQRPGDVLTQYGGKTVEVLNTDAEGRLILADAIVRAGEDDPEYLIDVATLTGAQMVALGTRTPGVMGTDDFRDRVARLSRLAGENGWAMPLPTELRADLNSKVADLANVASHRWGGMLSAAIFLKEFVPEGVQWAHLDVAGPAYNTGGPFGYIGKGGTGVPVRTLVSVIEDIAHEDAAE, from the coding sequence ATGACCGCTGTTGCAGATCGCTCGCTCGGACCGGACCTGGACCTGGTCGACACCATCAGCGCCGACACCGACGTGTTGGTGATCGGCCTGGTGTCCGGTGACGACGGCCCGACGATCGCCACACTGGAGGACGAATTCGTCGACCACATCCTCGCCCCGGATGTCCGCGCTGCGCTGCAGGAACAGCTGCGCGCCGTCGGTGCGAAGGGTAAGGCCGAGGAGCTCACCCGGATTCCCGCCCCCACCGGCCTCGATGTGAAGAGCGTGCTCGCCGTCGGACTCGGCGCCGCGGACAAGATCGATGCCGAACAGATCCGCCGCTCGGCCGGTGTCGCCGGACGTGCGCTGACCGGTGTCGGCCTGGCCGTGACCACGCTGTCGGGTCTCGAAGGCGGCATCGGCCCGACCGCTGAAGGGTTCTTCCTCGGCGCGTACACCTTCACCGCGTTCAAATCCGAGAGTGCCGACGGCAAGCCGGAGGAGCAGCCGGTGCACAAGGTCGAACTCCTGGTCGGCGACCCGAGCGTGTCCTACCGCAAGGGCTTCAACCACGATTGGGTGATCGCCGAATCCATCGCCACCGCACGCGATTTCGTCAACACTCCGCCGAGTCACCTGTACCCGGCCGAATTCGCCACCCGTGCAAAGGCTTTGGCCGAGGCGGCGGGTCTGCAGGTCGAGGTGCTCGACGAGCAGGCGCTGGCCGACGGCGGCTACGGCGGCGTGCTCGGCGTCGGCAAGGGCTCCTCGCGCCAGCCGCGCCTGGTGCGCCTGACCTACAACGGCGGCGCCAAGAAGGTCGCGCTCATCGGCAAGGGCATCACCTTCGACACCGGCGGCATTTCCATCAAGCCCGCAGCGAATATGGAAAATATGACCTCCGATATGGCGGGCGCCGCCGCGGTCATCGCCGCGACCGTCGCCGCCGCCAAGCTGGAGTTACCGGTCACCGTGATCGCGACCGTGCCGATGGCCGAGAACATGCCGTCGGCCACCGCGCAACGCCCCGGCGATGTGCTCACCCAGTACGGCGGTAAGACCGTCGAGGTACTGAACACCGATGCCGAGGGCCGCCTGATCCTGGCCGACGCGATCGTGCGCGCGGGCGAGGACGATCCGGAGTACCTCATCGACGTCGCCACCCTCACCGGCGCGCAGATGGTCGCGCTCGGCACCCGCACCCCCGGTGTGATGGGCACCGACGATTTCCGCGACCGCGTCGCGCGGCTGTCGCGGCTGGCCGGTGAAAACGGCTGGGCCATGCCACTGCCCACCGAACTGCGGGCCGATCTGAACTCCAAGGTCGCCGATCTGGCGAATGTCGCATCGCACCGCTGGGGCGGCATGCTCTCGGCCGCGATTTTCCTCAAGGAGTTCGTCCCGGAGGGTGTGCAGTGGGCGCACCTGGACGTCGCGGGTCCGGCCTACAACACCGGCGGCCCGTTCGGCTACATCGGCAAGGGCGGCACCGGGGTTCCGGTCCGCACCCTGGTCTCGGTGATCGAGGACATCGCGCACGAGGACGCGGCGGAGTAA